Proteins from a genomic interval of Acetobacterium woodii DSM 1030:
- a CDS encoding SDR family NAD(P)-dependent oxidoreductase gives MDLKLKGKNAIITGGSRGVGRAIALGLAAEGVNVVVTGRSQSTELLTVTQEAQALGVKAFFITAKMENSNDLLVMMKEAEALLGSLDILINNAGIWLTGWIQDIPLDDWEQTMDVNLTAPFLTSQYFAKINLDKNRPGKIININSQAAFNGSTTGHAHYAASKAGMVALTISMARELSSKGITVNGIALGIVNTDMIHDKIDSNPGYYESRIPIGRVAQPEDIANIVVFMVSEPASYLTGTTIDATGGMLMR, from the coding sequence ATGGATTTGAAACTAAAAGGAAAAAACGCCATCATCACCGGGGGTTCCCGAGGGGTTGGTCGGGCGATTGCATTGGGATTGGCAGCGGAAGGCGTTAACGTGGTGGTGACAGGTAGAAGTCAGTCAACTGAGCTACTGACAGTAACGCAAGAAGCCCAAGCCTTGGGGGTTAAAGCGTTTTTTATTACCGCCAAGATGGAAAATAGCAATGATCTATTAGTGATGATGAAGGAAGCCGAAGCATTGTTGGGAAGTTTGGATATTCTCATTAATAATGCCGGAATTTGGCTGACCGGTTGGATTCAGGATATTCCTTTAGATGATTGGGAACAAACGATGGATGTTAATCTGACGGCGCCTTTTCTAACTTCCCAGTATTTTGCCAAAATTAATCTGGACAAAAACCGACCGGGAAAAATTATCAATATTAATTCCCAGGCCGCTTTTAACGGTTCAACAACTGGCCATGCCCATTACGCGGCCAGTAAAGCTGGGATGGTGGCACTTACGATTTCGATGGCGCGGGAACTGTCTTCCAAAGGGATTACCGTTAATGGGATTGCTCTGGGGATTGTTAACACCGATATGATCCACGATAAAATTGATTCAAACCCGGGTTATTACGAAAGCCGGATTCCCATCGGGCGGGTGGCACAACCCGAGGACATCGCCAACATCGTTGTTTTTATGGTTTCCGAACCAGCATCATATTTGACCGGAACCACGATCGACGCTACCGGCGGAATGCTGATGCGCTAA
- a CDS encoding NAD(P)/FAD-dependent oxidoreductase, with protein sequence MNHYDVIIIGGGITGTAIAHELSKYKLTAALLERGSDIGIGTTKGNGGVVHSGYDPTPGSVKAKINVQGANSYPKLAKDLQFGLINPGLFVVGFNDADKEVLEHKLDYGIKNGVKDLAIISAKQMRNREPHLSSEAKFALYAPTTTVVDPFEVALAFAENAKTNGVDIITNQTVTAIQKTKEGFIVTTSNTTYRCDYIVNAAGNHADDVAKLIGIEEYQIKPRHGDLLVFDKDMKNKPQTVMFPCPGPDTKGIACIPTVHGNTIVGSTATMMDDKESVCNYGPGIQILIDGVHRLLPDLEANQVIRTFAGLRPVVINHNNDFFIAESQTVKGFIHAAGIQSPGIASAPAIAETVRDLLDNAGLKINPKPNYQPYREKQIRFAELSLEEQDQLIRDNPAYGRIVCRCETVTEGEIIDAIHGNIPARTLDAIKRRTRAGMGRCQSGFCQYKIIALLSRELKIPLDDVCLEDRGSELLWGKVKGEA encoded by the coding sequence ATGAATCACTACGATGTTATCATCATTGGCGGCGGGATTACCGGCACCGCCATTGCTCATGAATTATCAAAATATAAATTGACGGCAGCCTTGCTGGAACGAGGAAGCGATATCGGAATCGGAACAACCAAAGGAAACGGAGGAGTTGTTCATTCCGGTTATGATCCCACCCCCGGCAGCGTAAAAGCAAAAATCAACGTTCAGGGTGCCAATAGTTACCCAAAACTGGCAAAAGATTTACAATTTGGATTGATTAATCCGGGCCTTTTTGTGGTTGGCTTTAATGACGCGGATAAGGAAGTATTGGAACACAAATTGGATTATGGGATTAAAAACGGGGTTAAAGATTTGGCAATTATTAGTGCAAAGCAAATGCGAAACCGGGAACCTCATCTATCATCGGAAGCAAAATTTGCTTTGTATGCACCCACGACCACGGTTGTTGATCCCTTTGAGGTTGCCTTAGCTTTTGCTGAAAATGCCAAAACGAATGGCGTTGATATTATAACCAATCAAACCGTGACCGCAATTCAAAAAACTAAAGAAGGTTTTATAGTTACCACCTCAAATACGACCTATCGTTGCGATTATATTGTTAACGCTGCCGGTAATCACGCTGACGATGTTGCCAAACTTATTGGCATTGAAGAATATCAAATCAAACCACGCCATGGAGATCTGTTAGTTTTTGACAAAGACATGAAAAATAAACCACAAACGGTCATGTTTCCCTGTCCCGGACCAGATACAAAAGGAATTGCCTGTATTCCCACGGTTCACGGCAACACCATTGTTGGTTCGACAGCAACGATGATGGATGATAAGGAGTCGGTTTGCAATTACGGGCCGGGCATCCAAATCCTGATTGATGGAGTTCATCGCCTTTTACCGGATCTCGAAGCTAATCAGGTGATTCGTACCTTTGCTGGTTTGCGACCAGTCGTAATAAATCATAACAATGACTTTTTTATTGCTGAATCACAGACGGTAAAGGGTTTTATTCATGCTGCCGGGATTCAATCGCCGGGTATTGCATCTGCTCCGGCAATTGCTGAAACAGTGCGGGACTTATTGGACAATGCGGGCCTAAAAATAAACCCGAAACCCAATTACCAGCCATACCGGGAAAAGCAGATTCGCTTTGCCGAATTGTCATTGGAAGAACAAGACCAATTAATTCGCGATAACCCAGCTTATGGTCGAATTGTCTGCCGCTGTGAAACCGTAACAGAAGGGGAAATTATCGACGCCATTCATGGCAATATTCCCGCCCGAACGCTGGATGCCATCAAAAGAAGAACCCGAGCCGGCATGGGGCGCTGTCAAAGCGGCTTTTGCCAATACAAGATTATCGCATTGCTCAGCCGGGAACTGAAGATTCCTTTAGATGATGTCTGTCTGGAAGATCGCGGCTCAGAACTTCTCTGGGGAAAGGTA